Part of the Leptospira johnsonii genome is shown below.
TTGCTCTTGCAATCACTGCAGCTGCGGAACATTTCACCGCTACTCTCGGAAGATTTTTACTTTCTTTGCCTGAACAACGCGTCTCTTGGATCGATCCTACCAGTTGGAAAGTGATCGAATGGCATGCATTGGAAGAATTAGAACATAAGGCTGTAGCGTATGACGTGTATAAGGCTTCCGGCGGAGGATATTTCACTCGGATACTGGGAATGACGATTGCAGTGCAACTTCTCGGTCTTTTAGCGATCGTGGGCACGATCAGGGCATTATTCTATTTTGGGATTCCGAATCCGAGCCAAATCATTAGAGATCTTCGCTTCTTCTTTGGCATTCCTGGTTTTGCCTGGGCGGTGATCTTTTATATATTAGAATATTATATTCCAGGTTTCCATCCAAACGACCAAGACGATCACAAACTTCTGGAAAAATTTGAAAAGGTCATGACGGCTCACGGATATTAATCGATACTCTAGTGCGTTCCCGCGAGCAGGAACCCCAATAATGGAACCTTTTAAAAAATCTCGCGGGCCCGGACTACATGGTCCGCCTCGCTCCTTACGTCCCCTAACTCGATCCTAGATTCTCTATGGAGAATAAGTATCGAATATCCGGTCCCAAATAGAGGTATAAAAACCGAAATTATGATCTTCATCCTGATGATGTCTTGCATGAAATGTGCTAGTGGTCAGCACTTTGAACAAAGAAGACCTAAGCCATTTTTCAGACAAAGGTTCTACCCCTAAATGACCGATCGCTCCGAATACTACATTCAATCCTAAATAAATAATCATCCCCGCCCAAGAAAAATCATAAGCGCAGATCACCAATAACCAAAGGGCGCCGAAACCAAGAGCCTCCAGAGGATTGAGAACGAATAGAGTCAAAGGACGAGGTTTATCATAATCATGGTGAGTTCTATGAGCGAATGGATAAATAAACCGAATATGAGCAATCCTATGCAGTGCATACATGCCTATATCCATAAGCAAAAAAAGGATCAAAATATCAAATAACGCAAGGCCCCCAATATCATTCCGGAATCGAATAGAACCTGTTCTCCAAAGCCAAAGCCCGATCAATGTAACAATAGTATTAAGGAGTATAGTAGAGATCGCGAATAAGATCTCCTTAGACTCGATTTTGGGAGGGGTCGGAACAATACGGCGATGAGCATAACGTTTAACCAGCAGATTTCCAATATACACCGAACAAGCGAAGATCAGAAGATTTTCAATCAAGAATAATAAAGCAGCCCAAGTATAAGAAATTTCTTGGAGAAATAGAATTACTTCGTTTCCAAAATTATACATAAGTTTTATCGAATTTAAAAATCCACCTTGCAGCAAATAGTCGAAAATGTTAAACTATTCTATCCCGGAAATTAAAAGTGAAACGAGTATCTAGCTTCTTCTACATTTTACTTATATTCTTACAAGTCCAATGCGGGACTTATTTGCTTTTCGATTCATACGAAAAAAAGGCAAAAGGCGACGATACAGATCTATTTCCTCTGCTCTCATTATTAGAATCAAATGGTCTACCCCCTTTAAATGTAGAACCAATCAGTTGGATGAGCTTTCCTAGCGAGCCAGTAATCTTTACAGCGGGGAATAGCGGGAGTTACTCGGTTTCAGGTACTCTTCCATACGGACCCGGTTGTAATATAGTAAACATAACCTTCCTTGGAAGTAAAGAAGGTACGAATGTTACAATTTCAAGTGGCTCAAATGGTGGCAACTGGGGCACCCTCGATTTAGATGACTGTTTTCCCAACTACTCAGATAGTTTTAATATTAGCGGTTCAACTCCTGGAAAGGCTCGAGTAGTCTATAGAGTTTTTAATAATGTATATAACGGATGGTTCCCGGATTTAAAGGCGGGACAAATTATCGGTGTCGTAAATGTGACCATAACAGCCGATTAGCAAATAGGCCGGCTTCGGAATAAAATAATACTATAAATGAAGTATTATTAATTATTCAAAAAGCGGTTTCGGTCACTTCAATTTTCCTATCGGAAATCAATGCTCACGTTACCGCCTCATACACTACAACGATGTTCAAGTAATTGAATTCAAACCTTCGAAGTCTTCCATCCACCTTTTCGGAATAACCAAAGAGTGAACAATCCCACAGAAGTTTCCGTGATCATACTTGCCCAAAATACTCCAGAGTATCCGAAAGAAAGAACCTTCGCCAAAACGTAAGCAAAAGGAATTTGAAGCATCCAAAAAAAGACAAGATTGATTAACGTAGGAGTGGTAGTATCTCCCGCCCCGTTAAAGGCCTGAACACTGACCATCCACCAAGCATATACAAAATAGGAATAGGAAACTATCCCTAACCACTCAGAACCGATAGAGATCACTTTCGCGTCATCAGAAAAGATCGACATAAGAGATTCTCTGAAAATAAAATAGCAGATGGAAACTCCGATTAGAAAGACCATATTCCATACCCCAACAATCCAAACAGACCTTTCTGCACGATCCGGTTTCCCCGCTCCTAAATTCTGGCCAACTAACGTCGCAACTGCGTTCGACATTCCCCAAGAAGGCATTAGAGTAAACATCATGATCCGAAGAGCGATCGTAGCTCCTGCTACCGCCTCACTCCCAAATTCAGAAATAATCCTAACAAGAAAGATCCAAGAAGTCATTCCGATAATAGTTTGTCCGATCCCACCAAGAGAAGTGCGAACTATATCTGAGATGATTTTCCAGTGAATACTAATTTGGGAACGAAGCACTCGGATATGTTTTCCACCTTTTAGAAGCAGATAGATTTGAAAAAGAACTCCGACCCCTCTTCCGATATTCGTAGCGATGGCGGCACCTTCGATGCCCATAGCCGGGACTGGACCAAAGCCGAAGATAAAGATCGGATCCAGGATCATATTAAGACCATTAGAAATCCATAAAACTCTCATTGCGATTGCTGCGTCTCCCGCACCTCTAAAAACCGCATTGAGTCCGAACAAAAGCATGATTACGATATTTCCGCCAAAGATCCATTGAGTATAACGAGATCCATGCTCCACAACCCAAGGATCTCCACCCATGAGTGAAAGAAGATCTTTCGCAAACCAAACTCCGAAGATAGCAAAAGGTAACGAAACAAGTATGGAGAGAAAAACGGATTGAACAGCGGCAATCCCGGCTTGTTCCTTATCCCCTTCTCCGATCCTTCTAGCGATGATCGCGGTCACTGCAGTGGACATCCCAATGGCGAGAGAATACAGAAGAAACAAATATGTCTCGGTAAGCCCGACTGCGGCAACTGCAGAAGGACCTAAAGCGCCCACAAAATAAATATCAACAACTGCAAATGCAGACTCCATGACCAATTCCAAAACCATCGGAACAGATAGTAGGAAAACGGCCTTGCCGAGCGAAATCTGTGTGTAATCCGCTTCCGTTCCCGTAAGCGCTTTTCTTAATTCTCTCCAAAGGGAAGTTCCTTTGGGTTCTAACTTTGGATCTTTTTGTATAGCTTCCATAAATATAGCCTGTGGCGATCATACTCATTCCTCTCACTGGAAAAGACAAAACATTTTGCACCTTAAAACCAAAAAGCCGAAGTTTGCACCCTCGTTCAGCTTGGCGTTCCCGCGAGTAAAACACCAATAATAGCACTTTTGTTGAAAACTCGCGGGCCGGGCTACTGAAGATAGTGAAGCAAAATTTCAAACGGACTCCAAAAGTCCGAATCAACACATTGCATACTAACGCAGCGGGGGGAGAGAAAAATAGAAGAACTCAGTTATCTATTATACTACCTTTCCTTCTTCCAGCTCCTTCTCATATTGATCTACAAATTCAAATACATTGATAATAGGAAAGGGTGAAGATTGAACACCAGATCTTTGCAGAATTGCCTGGATGGTTTCTCGAACGTAAGGAATTAGCACAGCAACAGCGTTATATTTTAAGAACCTTTCAAACTCAGTTTGTCCAGCACCTATGTTTTGAAAAACGCCAACATATTCCACGTAACATTCCATAGTTTGATCGTCATTCGTCAATCGGATCCCAAAATGTCGGGCGGAAACTCCATCTTCGACATTTGATTCCGTAAAAATTGTGGGGAAAAAATTTATGCTGCTATTCTCTTTTAAGATTGGAGCTCTCCGGAATTCGCAAGCAACCATTACGGCATAATTGAACCGAACTTTATTGACAGACTTGTCTTCTGATTGATTCATACAGCTTTACCAATCCAATCGGAAGAATTGCCATTTGACTGGTCTTTTACAATATTATCCTTATCAAATCGTAAAATTGCCCATCCGTTATTCTCAATTTGTCCTTCTTGGGTATGCTCTCGTTTTTCAAATTTATACTGAGATCCAAACTTTATATGCCGAAAATAATCTGTTCCGATTGGACAACTCTCTTGTATATAATGTCTTCCTAATTTAAATAATACCCTGGAGATTTGTTTTACTGTTATATTTTCAGCTCCACTCAATAAACGAGATACGTATCCAGGAGTGACCTCTAAAGAGGCGGCCAATTGTTTTTGGTTCCATCCGGCCCCCTGCATCGCATTGAAAATCAGCTCGGCGGTCTGCATGACCGCATCAGTCTCCACGCGCATCAAATCCAACTTAGCCGTAGTGGATTCGCTTAAACCATCAGACACGAAGTCATATCTATCGATCATTATCTATTCCTTAAAAAAGAAGCACGGATTTTCTCCGCTCTCTCTATCTCTTCCTTTTTCGTTCTCTGCTGCTTTTTTACGAACTGGTGCGTAAGAACGATTACAGCTTGGTTATCAGGATCGTAAAAGAAGAAGACCCTTAGCCCAGTTTCTATAATTTTAAATTCGAATAACTCACCTCCTAACTTTTTAATCTGGGTATTAATAAACCAAGGTCCAGATTCAGAGAATCTTCGGAAATAGTGATCTAATCTCCGAAAGTTCATGAGTTCGGCAGATTTGCCGGAAAGCTCTTCCAGTCGCTTTTTCAAATCCGAAAAATATTCAAAGAACGGTGAATCTCCGTTTTCCGCAATTGCAGCTATTATACTGAACCTCTTTCCTTTTTGGATTAACCAGCCACCATGTTCTTTTCTATTCTTGGCTTCCACAATCTTAGACTTTACTTATAGGTAAACAAGCTTTTTTAATCAAGCCTACTCCTGAATTATGTCAATTTTTGAAAATGACCGCCTTCCTAGTCTCTACTTTTTTAACCGCCGAAGTCCGGAATCTACATTCAAAAATTTGTCCGGGCCAGGGATGATAATGATTAATGACACAAATTGACGAGGACGAAACGCTTTGTAAGGAAAACTTAATAAAGCCTTGCGAGTCTATCTTACGAAGAAATTATAACTATTCTAGAAAGAAACTTTTGGGAATCGAAGCTCAGGCTTATGGCAATTAAAAAATCAGAATTATATTCATCTCTTTGGGCAAGCTGCGACGAATTACGAGGAGGAATGGACGCGTCCCAATACAAGGATTACGTTCTTGTAATGCTTTTTGTGAAATACATCAGCGACCGTTATTCAGGCGAAAAATTCTCTCCGATTGTTATCCCAAAGGGAGCTAGTTTTCAAGATATGATCGCTCTCAAAGGCAAAAAGACCATTGGGGATGATATTAATAAAAAAATCCTAGGACCCATTGGAGAGGCCAATCAAATCTCCGATTTCCCTGATTTTAATGACGTAAACAAATTAGGAAGCGGTCAAGATATGGTGGATAAGCTCACCAATCTGATTGGCATTTTCGAGAATCCAGCCTTAAACTTTTCTAACAATCGAGCGGATGGGGACGATATCCTAGGGGATGCATACGAGTATCTGATGCGCCATTTTGCTACGGAGAGTGGAAAGAGTAAGGGGCAATTCTATACTCCTTCCGAAGTGAGTCGCATTATGGCAAAAGTAATCGGAGTTTCGGCCAGCAATCGTTCCGATATTACTGCGTATGATCCAACCGCTGGATCCGGTTCCCTGCTCCTCAAAGTCGCAGACGAAGCGGGAAAAAAACTAACGCTCTATGGCCAAGAGATGGATGTCGCAACTGCGTCGTTAGCTAGGATGAATATGATTCTCCACGACAATCCATCAGCTCTCATCAGACAAGGGAACACACTTTCTAATCCGCTTTTTTTATCGGATAAAGGTTCTTTAAAACAATTCGACTATTTTGTATCCAACCCTCCTTTTTCTTTTAAGTCTTGGAGCAATGGAGTAGATCCTGTCAATGATCCATATGAGAGATTCAAAAACTTCGGAATTCCCCCTTCCAAAAACGGAGACTTTGCATTTTTACTCCATGCCGTCCGGTCTTTGAAAAGTACAGGAAAAGGAGCGATCATTCTTCCACATGGGGTTCTGTTTCGAGGAAATGCAGAAGCAGAGATTCGAAAAAATCTGATCCAAAAAGGATACATCAAAGGAATAATTGGACTTCCTGCTAACTTGTTTTACGGAACAGGAATACCAGCATGCATCCTAGTCATCGATAAAGAAAAGGCCGAAACAAGACAAGAGCTCTTTATCATCGATGCCTCCAAAGGATTTATTAAAGACGGAAACAAAAACCGACTCCGAGAACAGGATATCCACAAGATTGTAGATATTTTTAATAAACAGATCGAACTTCCCAAATATAGCAGAAGGGTTCCCGTATCTGAAATCCGAGAGAAGGAATACAATTTAAATATCCCAAGATACATCGATAGCCAAGAAGAAGAGGACATCCAAGATATAGAAGCACATCTCCAGGGAGGAATCCCAAAATCGGATATAGATGCGTTGCATTCTTATTGGGAAATTTGTCCCGGTCTCTCCTATTCACTATTTGTGGAGGACCGAAAAGGGTATATGAAATTAAAGATTCCGAAAGAAGAAATCAAAAAAACGATTTTTGCCAATCCTGAATTTCTGGAGTTCGGAAAACGAGTGGGAACAATCTTTTCGAAATGGAAAGAAGAGTATCTGGAATTCTGCAAATCGATCGGAAAGACCACAAAACCAAAACTCTTTATCCAAGAACTTTCCGAATCTCTTTTAGATACTTTTAGCTCCATTCCTTTACTCGATAAATATGATGTCTACCAACACCTCATGACTCATTGGTTGGAATCCATGCAGGATGACGTGTATCTCATTGTAGAAGATGGTTGGAAGGTCGGCACCGAAATAGAAACCGAGTTAGACAAAAAAGGCAAAATCCTCCGTCAGGATGGAAAGCTGATCCCAAAATCGATTATCGGCCGAATTTTTTTCCAAGAAGAACTCAGTCACATAGAAATCTTAGAATCAGAACGGGACACTTTGGTTCAAAAATTAGAAGAACTGGAAGAAGAGCAAGGAGGAGAAGAAGGGCTGCTTGCTGAATGCAAGACGGAGAAAGACAGCCTTTCCCCTAAGCTCGCCTTGGCCCGACTCAAAACAATACATTCCGATCCGGATGCCAAGGAAGAAAAACATGCCATAGAAACATATCTACAGTTTGCCGATAAAGAAAGCGAGTCCAACCGTAAGATCAAAAATGCAGAAAAAGAATTAGAAACCAAGATCTTAGCAAAGTACAAATCCTTAAAAACCGAAGAAATCAAAACTTTGGTAGTAGAAGAAAAATGGTTCCGACAACTTTCCGAAGACGTCCAGTCCGAACAAAATCGGATCAGCCAAAGACTTACCGGACGCATCCAAGAACTGGCGGAACGTTATGAAACACCCGTGAAAGATATCCTTTCCGAAGTGGAATCCTTAGAATCCAAGGTAAATTCCCATCTGGAAAAAATGGGGTTCGTATGGAAGTGAGGAAGGGATATAAGCAAACGGAAGTGGGGATCATTCCGGAAGATTGGGAGGTAGCAACGCTTGGAAACCTCATAAATAATATCGAGTATGGGTCTTCGACCAAATCGAAATTCGTTGGTAAAATTCCAGTATTGCGAATGGGCAATATCCAAGACGGGAAGATCGATTGGGATAATCTTGTCTTCACAGACAATGAAACAGAGATTCAAAAGTATTTATTAAATAAAGGCAATGTACTTTTCAATAGGACCAATACAATTGACCTTGTAGGAAAAACAGCGATTTATAATGGCGAACGTCCCGCAATTTTCGCGGGATATCTGATTCGCATAAAAGTTTCAGATTCCCTACTTAATGCTGAATACTTAAATTATTTCCTTAATACAAAACCTGCAAAAAAACACGGTAGGTTAGTTTTAAGTATTGCGGTAGGCCAAGCAAATATCAATGGGCAAAAATTAAAAAAATATCCAATCCCGCGCCCTCCCACTCTCGCCGAACAAGAAGCGATTGCCACAGTCCTCTCAGACACCGATGCCCTGATCGCTCGATTAGAAACTCTTCTCTCTAAAAAACGACAGATTAAACAAGGAGCAATGCAAGAGCTTCTAACAGGAAAGCGGAGATTGCCGGGGTTTACTGTAGAATGGGAAACGAAGAATCTTGCTGATGTATGCAATAAAATTACCACAGGAAAATTAGACGCAAATGCCATGTCAGAAACTGGCGAATATAGATTTTATACATGTGCGAAAGAATACTATTATATCGATTACTACGCTTTTAATACCGAAGCCTTACTAATTTCTGGAAATGGAGCTAACGTGGGCTATATTCATTATTTTAAAGGGAAATTCAACGCTTATCAAAGAACTTATGTTTTAACCGATTTCACAGCAAATCCGATTTATTTGAAGATATATTTGGAATCAAACTTCAAAAATCGAATCAATACAGAAGTCAATGCTGGAAATACTCCGTACATTAAAATGAATACGATTTCAGAGATGGATATAAAACTCCCCCCTACTCTCGCAGAACAAACCGCCATCGCGACAGTCCTGTCCGACATAGATTCCGAAATCGAAGCCTTGGAAAAAAAGATCTCCAAATACAAACAGATCAAACAAGGAATGATGCAAAAATTACTTACGGGAGAAATCCGCCTTGTATGAAACAATATTTCCGGATCATGTTAGGAAGAAAGAGTATTTACGCAGACCAATGCATACGTGAAGGATTCATCGGTTGCGATTTCGATATCTATGAGGATCTGACAAGTAAACTTCCGGAAAACTGGAAAGAGTTTAATCGGAAATACATTCCAGTCTATCTACAAGCTAATCCCGAAAAAGGAAAAGTTTCCGCCGGGCTCGCCTGCGGGGCCTTGTATACAATTGCCAAAGGAATCCAGATTGGAGATATCGTTCTCTCTCCTAATGGCTTTGGAGGGTACGCCATTGGAGAAGTGACGGAAAATTATTGGTATGAATCAGGGGCAATTCTCCCTCATCGGAGGAAAGTCCATTGGTACCAAAGAGTCATAGACCGTAGGGAAATGAGTCAGGAATTGCGAAATTCTTCCGGATCCATCGGAACTGTGAGCGATGTTTCTCGTTATGCGTCGGAAAT
Proteins encoded:
- a CDS encoding metal-dependent hydrolase encodes the protein MGQATSTRVQPKIRKPKFPLEDIAKERGFGKKIPFFTAFLSSLSVLFPEGERFFIRSVKAFSEEVDPALRSEIKAFAGQEAVHGNVHDKMNERFVEIGLDFRSHEKIFCWLFFDILEKNILKLFPVWGKRLALAITAAAEHFTATLGRFLLSLPEQRVSWIDPTSWKVIEWHALEELEHKAVAYDVYKASGGGYFTRILGMTIAVQLLGLLAIVGTIRALFYFGIPNPSQIIRDLRFFFGIPGFAWAVIFYILEYYIPGFHPNDQDDHKLLEKFEKVMTAHGY
- a CDS encoding sterol desaturase family protein, with protein sequence MYNFGNEVILFLQEISYTWAALLFLIENLLIFACSVYIGNLLVKRYAHRRIVPTPPKIESKEILFAISTILLNTIVTLIGLWLWRTGSIRFRNDIGGLALFDILILFLLMDIGMYALHRIAHIRFIYPFAHRTHHDYDKPRPLTLFVLNPLEALGFGALWLLVICAYDFSWAGMIIYLGLNVVFGAIGHLGVEPLSEKWLRSSLFKVLTTSTFHARHHQDEDHNFGFYTSIWDRIFDTYSP
- a CDS encoding MATE family efflux transporter, whose protein sequence is MEAIQKDPKLEPKGTSLWRELRKALTGTEADYTQISLGKAVFLLSVPMVLELVMESAFAVVDIYFVGALGPSAVAAVGLTETYLFLLYSLAIGMSTAVTAIIARRIGEGDKEQAGIAAVQSVFLSILVSLPFAIFGVWFAKDLLSLMGGDPWVVEHGSRYTQWIFGGNIVIMLLFGLNAVFRGAGDAAIAMRVLWISNGLNMILDPIFIFGFGPVPAMGIEGAAIATNIGRGVGVLFQIYLLLKGGKHIRVLRSQISIHWKIISDIVRTSLGGIGQTIIGMTSWIFLVRIISEFGSEAVAGATIALRIMMFTLMPSWGMSNAVATLVGQNLGAGKPDRAERSVWIVGVWNMVFLIGVSICYFIFRESLMSIFSDDAKVISIGSEWLGIVSYSYFVYAWWMVSVQAFNGAGDTTTPTLINLVFFWMLQIPFAYVLAKVLSFGYSGVFWASMITETSVGLFTLWLFRKGGWKTSKV
- a CDS encoding protein-export chaperone SecB, yielding MNQSEDKSVNKVRFNYAVMVACEFRRAPILKENSSINFFPTIFTESNVEDGVSARHFGIRLTNDDQTMECYVEYVGVFQNIGAGQTEFERFLKYNAVAVLIPYVRETIQAILQRSGVQSSPFPIINVFEFVDQYEKELEEGKVV
- a CDS encoding helix-turn-helix domain-containing protein; protein product: MIDRYDFVSDGLSESTTAKLDLMRVETDAVMQTAELIFNAMQGAGWNQKQLAASLEVTPGYVSRLLSGAENITVKQISRVLFKLGRHYIQESCPIGTDYFRHIKFGSQYKFEKREHTQEGQIENNGWAILRFDKDNIVKDQSNGNSSDWIGKAV
- a CDS encoding type II toxin-antitoxin system RelE/ParE family toxin; the protein is MEAKNRKEHGGWLIQKGKRFSIIAAIAENGDSPFFEYFSDLKKRLEELSGKSAELMNFRRLDHYFRRFSESGPWFINTQIKKLGGELFEFKIIETGLRVFFFYDPDNQAVIVLTHQFVKKQQRTKKEEIERAEKIRASFLRNR
- a CDS encoding type I restriction-modification system subunit M, producing MAIKKSELYSSLWASCDELRGGMDASQYKDYVLVMLFVKYISDRYSGEKFSPIVIPKGASFQDMIALKGKKTIGDDINKKILGPIGEANQISDFPDFNDVNKLGSGQDMVDKLTNLIGIFENPALNFSNNRADGDDILGDAYEYLMRHFATESGKSKGQFYTPSEVSRIMAKVIGVSASNRSDITAYDPTAGSGSLLLKVADEAGKKLTLYGQEMDVATASLARMNMILHDNPSALIRQGNTLSNPLFLSDKGSLKQFDYFVSNPPFSFKSWSNGVDPVNDPYERFKNFGIPPSKNGDFAFLLHAVRSLKSTGKGAIILPHGVLFRGNAEAEIRKNLIQKGYIKGIIGLPANLFYGTGIPACILVIDKEKAETRQELFIIDASKGFIKDGNKNRLREQDIHKIVDIFNKQIELPKYSRRVPVSEIREKEYNLNIPRYIDSQEEEDIQDIEAHLQGGIPKSDIDALHSYWEICPGLSYSLFVEDRKGYMKLKIPKEEIKKTIFANPEFLEFGKRVGTIFSKWKEEYLEFCKSIGKTTKPKLFIQELSESLLDTFSSIPLLDKYDVYQHLMTHWLESMQDDVYLIVEDGWKVGTEIETELDKKGKILRQDGKLIPKSIIGRIFFQEELSHIEILESERDTLVQKLEELEEEQGGEEGLLAECKTEKDSLSPKLALARLKTIHSDPDAKEEKHAIETYLQFADKESESNRKIKNAEKELETKILAKYKSLKTEEIKTLVVEEKWFRQLSEDVQSEQNRISQRLTGRIQELAERYETPVKDILSEVESLESKVNSHLEKMGFVWK
- a CDS encoding restriction endonuclease subunit S → MEVRKGYKQTEVGIIPEDWEVATLGNLINNIEYGSSTKSKFVGKIPVLRMGNIQDGKIDWDNLVFTDNETEIQKYLLNKGNVLFNRTNTIDLVGKTAIYNGERPAIFAGYLIRIKVSDSLLNAEYLNYFLNTKPAKKHGRLVLSIAVGQANINGQKLKKYPIPRPPTLAEQEAIATVLSDTDALIARLETLLSKKRQIKQGAMQELLTGKRRLPGFTVEWETKNLADVCNKITTGKLDANAMSETGEYRFYTCAKEYYYIDYYAFNTEALLISGNGANVGYIHYFKGKFNAYQRTYVLTDFTANPIYLKIYLESNFKNRINTEVNAGNTPYIKMNTISEMDIKLPPTLAEQTAIATVLSDIDSEIEALEKKISKYKQIKQGMMQKLLTGEIRLV
- a CDS encoding restriction endonuclease; translated protein: MKQYFRIMLGRKSIYADQCIREGFIGCDFDIYEDLTSKLPENWKEFNRKYIPVYLQANPEKGKVSAGLACGALYTIAKGIQIGDIVLSPNGFGGYAIGEVTENYWYESGAILPHRRKVHWYQRVIDRREMSQELRNSSGSIGTVSDVSRYASEIESFLVGPKLPTLYSTDETVEDPNVFALEKHLEDFLVANWGQTELGKKYDIFEEEVSLLASNIG